A DNA window from Dehalococcoidia bacterium contains the following coding sequences:
- a CDS encoding MoaD family protein, giving the protein MAVEVKVTSVLQKITGAKVVRGEGGTVSELLSNLDTQYPGFKNQIMQDGSLHRFVNIYLNDEDIRYLDQLDTRVKEGDSVSILPALAGGRS; this is encoded by the coding sequence ATGGCCGTGGAAGTGAAAGTCACATCCGTGCTGCAGAAGATCACCGGCGCGAAGGTCGTGCGGGGTGAAGGGGGCACGGTCTCGGAACTGCTCTCGAACCTCGATACGCAATATCCGGGGTTCAAGAACCAGATCATGCAGGACGGCAGCCTGCACCGATTCGTGAACATCTACCTCAACGACGAGGACATCCGGTATCTCGATCAACTCGACACGCGCGTGAAGGAAGGCGACTCGGTGTCGATCCTGCCCGCGCTTGCCGGCGGCCGGAGCTGA